One part of the Triplophysa rosa linkage group LG5, Trosa_1v2, whole genome shotgun sequence genome encodes these proteins:
- the fbxl7 gene encoding F-box/LRR-repeat protein 7, whose protein sequence is MGANNGKQSGSEGKGSSSISSDLSSSTDQTSTRAPKNAATSEDSDLSMRTVSTPSPALILPPRSSSAILNGSSTSSSAFSTETIAMVHTPPTSLTHPQRGLQQPKDQQEAPIDILPDHAFLQIFTHLPTNQLCRCARVCRRWYNLAWDPRLWRTVRLTGDVLHVDRALRVLTRRLCQDTPNVCLTLEMVVVSGCRRLTDRGLYTVAQCCPELRRLEVAGCYNVSNEAVFEVVSRCPNLEHLDVSGCSKVTCISLTRDVSVKLSPLHGQQISIRYLDMTDCFALEDEGLHTIAAHCTQLTHLYLRRCVRLTDEGLRFLVIYCPFVRELSVSDCRFISDFGLREIAKLEGRLRYLSIAHCTRITDVGVRYVAKYCIRLRYLNARGCEGLTDHGIEHLAKNCLKLKSLDIGKCPLVSDAGLEQLALNSFNLKRLSLKSCESITGRGLQVVAANCFDLQLLNVQDCDVPLEALRFVKRHCKRCVIEHTNPAFF, encoded by the exons ACTCAGACCTTAGCATGCGCACAGTGAGTACGCCAAGTCCAGCTCTGATTCTGCCACCTCGTTCTTCTTCTGCCATTCTCAATGGATCCTCCACATCCTCTTCTGCATTCAGCACAGAAACCATTGCCATGGTGCACACCCCCCCCACTTCCCTCACCCACCCTCAAAGGGGCCTGCAGCAACCTAAAGACCAGCAGGAGGCGCCCATCGACATCCTTCCTGATCACGCTTTTCTCCAGATCTTCACCCACCTGCCCACCAACCAACTGTGTCGGTGCGCTCGCGTGTGTCGTCGCTGGTACAACTTGGCATGGGACCCTCGCTTGTGGAGGACTGTCCGTCTGACGGGAGATGTGCTGCACGTGGACCGTGCGCTTCGGGTTCTCACTCGCAGACTCTGTCAGGATACCCCCAATGTATGTCTCACTTTGGAGATGGTTGTGGTCAGTGGCTGTCGGAGGTTGACTGACCGAGGACTGTACACAGTGGCACAGTGCTGTCCAGAACTCCGTCGTTTGGAGGTTGCCGGGTGCTATAATGTGTCGAATGAGGCAGTGTTTGAAGTGGTCTCTCGCTGTCCCAATCTGGAACACCTGGATGTTTCAG GGTGCTCCAAGGTAACCTGCATAAGTCTAACTCGGGACGTGTCCGTGAAACTCTCCCCTCTTCATGGCCAGCAAATCTCCATCCGCTATCTCGACATGACAGACTGTTTCGCTTTAGAAGACGAAGGGTTGCACACCATTGCAGCCCACTGTACTCAGCTTACTCACCTGTACCTGCGGCGCTGTGTGCGCCTGACCGACGAGGGTCTGCGTTTCCTGGTCATCTACTGCCCGTTTGTGCGCGAGCTCAGCGTCAGCGACTGCCGCTTCATCAGTGACTTTGGCCTGCGAGAGATCGCTAAGCTGGAGGGCCGTCTTCGCTACCTTAGCATAGCACACTGCACTCGCATCACAGACGTGGGCGTGCGCTACGTGGCTAAATATTGCATCAGACTGCGTTACTTGAACGCTCGTGGCTGCGAGGGACTGACAGACCACGGCATCGAGCACCTTGCCAAGAACTGCCTTAAGCTCAAGTCCTTGGACATCGGGAAGTGCCCGCTGGTGTCGGACGCAGGCCTAGAGCAGCTTGCACTGAACTCTTTCAACCTGAAAAGACTGAGTCTGAAGTCATGCGAAAGCATCACGGGCCGCGGGCTGCAAGTGGTAGCGGCGAATTGCTTCGACCTTCAGCTGTTGAATGTTCAGGACTGCGATGTACCACTGGAGGCGCTGCGCTTCGTCAAACGCCATTGCAAACGCTGCGTGATTGAACACACCAATCCAGCATTTTTTTGA